In Pseudomonas fakonensis, one DNA window encodes the following:
- the cycA gene encoding D-serine/D-alanine/glycine transporter, with amino-acid sequence MTQPTPTQADEQHLQRNLTNRHIQLIAIGGAIGTGLFMGSGKTISLAGPSIIFVYMIIGFMLFFVMRAMGELLLSNLNYKSFIDFSADLLGPWAGYFTGWTYWFCWVVTGIADVVAIAAYTQFWFPELPQWIPALTCVAVLLSLNLVTVKLFGEMEFWFALIKIVAILGLVATGLYMVITGFQSPNGDTASLANLWNDGGMFPHGLMGFFAGFQIAVFAFVGIELVGTTAAEAKNPERTLPRAINSIPIRIIVFYVLALIAIMAVTPWRDVVPGKSPFVELFVLAGLPAAASIINFVVLTSAASSANSGVFSTSRMLFGLAQEGDAPKAFEKLSRRSVPANGLYFSCTCLLLGAVLIYLVPDVVEAFTLVTTVSAVLFMFVWTLILLSYLSYRKNRAALHAASSYKMPGGRFMCYVCLAFFAGILVLLSLEADTRSALVVTPIWFLLLAVTYQFVRSKRHARGAVHSN; translated from the coding sequence ATGACCCAACCCACTCCAACGCAGGCTGACGAGCAGCACCTGCAACGCAACCTGACCAACCGCCACATCCAGCTCATCGCCATCGGCGGTGCCATCGGCACCGGCCTGTTCATGGGCTCGGGCAAGACCATCAGCCTGGCCGGCCCGTCGATCATCTTCGTCTACATGATCATCGGCTTCATGCTGTTCTTCGTCATGCGCGCCATGGGCGAACTGCTGCTGTCGAACCTCAACTACAAGTCGTTCATCGACTTCTCCGCCGACCTGCTCGGCCCCTGGGCCGGCTACTTCACCGGCTGGACCTACTGGTTCTGCTGGGTGGTCACCGGTATCGCCGACGTGGTGGCGATCGCCGCCTACACCCAGTTCTGGTTCCCGGAGCTGCCGCAGTGGATACCGGCGCTGACCTGCGTGGCGGTGCTGCTGTCGCTGAACCTGGTGACGGTGAAGCTGTTCGGCGAAATGGAGTTCTGGTTCGCCCTGATCAAGATCGTCGCCATCCTCGGCCTGGTCGCCACCGGCCTGTACATGGTCATCACCGGCTTCCAGTCGCCCAACGGCGACACCGCGTCGCTGGCCAACCTGTGGAACGACGGCGGCATGTTCCCCCACGGCCTGATGGGCTTCTTCGCGGGCTTCCAGATTGCCGTGTTCGCCTTCGTCGGCATCGAGCTGGTGGGCACCACCGCCGCTGAAGCGAAGAACCCCGAGCGCACCCTGCCACGGGCGATCAACTCGATCCCGATCCGCATCATCGTGTTCTACGTGCTGGCGCTGATCGCCATCATGGCAGTCACCCCATGGCGCGACGTGGTGCCGGGCAAGAGCCCGTTCGTCGAGCTGTTCGTGCTGGCCGGCCTGCCGGCGGCGGCGAGCATCATCAACTTCGTGGTGCTCACCTCGGCGGCCTCGTCAGCCAACAGCGGCGTGTTCTCCACCAGCCGCATGCTGTTCGGCCTGGCCCAGGAAGGCGATGCACCCAAAGCATTCGAAAAACTCTCGCGCCGCTCGGTGCCGGCCAACGGCCTGTACTTCTCCTGCACCTGCCTGCTGCTGGGCGCGGTGCTGATCTACCTGGTGCCCGATGTGGTCGAGGCGTTCACCCTGGTGACCACGGTGTCGGCGGTACTGTTCATGTTCGTCTGGACACTGATCCTGCTGTCGTACCTGAGCTACCGCAAAAATCGCGCGGCGCTGCATGCAGCGTCGAGCTACAAGATGCCCGGCGGGCGCTTCATGTGCTACGTGTGCCTGGCGTTCTTCGCCGGCATTCTGGTGCTGCTGAGCCTGGAGGCCGACACCCGCTCGGCGCTGGTGGTGACGCCGATCTGGTTCTTGTTGCTGGCGGTGACCTACCAGTTCGTGCGCAGCAAGCGCCATGCGCGTGGCGCGGTGCATAGCAACTGA
- the urtC gene encoding urea ABC transporter permease subunit UrtC, which yields MNQPLIVTATQKAGPRLTLAIGALAVLVLLALPLLSLLPADNPLQVSAYTLTLVGKILCYAIVALALDLVWGYAGLLSLGHGLFFALGGYAMGMYLMRQAAGDGLPGFMTFLSWNELPWYWAGTQHFAWALCLVVLAPGLLALVFGWFAFRSRIKGVYFSIMTQALTFAAMLLFFRNETGFGGNNGFTSFRTILGFDVAAPGTRAVLFSLTVLLLLGSLYLCWRLTQSKFGRLLTAVRDAENRLMFCGYDPRGFKLLVWVLSAVLCGLAGALYVPQVGIINPGEMSPTNSIEAAVWVALGGRGTLIGPLLGAGLVNGMKSWFTVAFPEFWLFFLGALFIVVTLYLPKGVVGLVKKRSQP from the coding sequence ATGAACCAGCCACTGATCGTCACTGCCACGCAAAAGGCCGGGCCGCGCCTGACCCTGGCCATAGGCGCCCTCGCCGTGCTGGTGCTGCTGGCCCTGCCGCTGCTGTCGCTGCTGCCCGCCGACAACCCGCTGCAGGTGTCGGCCTACACCCTCACCCTGGTGGGCAAGATCCTCTGCTACGCCATCGTTGCCCTGGCCCTGGACCTGGTGTGGGGCTATGCCGGGCTGCTGTCGCTGGGGCACGGGCTGTTCTTTGCCCTGGGCGGCTACGCCATGGGCATGTACCTGATGCGCCAGGCCGCCGGTGACGGTTTGCCAGGGTTCATGACCTTTTTGTCGTGGAACGAACTGCCCTGGTACTGGGCCGGCACCCAGCACTTTGCCTGGGCGCTGTGCCTGGTGGTGCTGGCGCCGGGGCTGCTGGCCCTGGTGTTTGGCTGGTTCGCCTTCCGCTCGCGAATCAAGGGCGTGTACTTCTCGATCATGACCCAGGCCCTGACCTTTGCCGCCATGCTGTTGTTCTTTCGCAACGAGACCGGCTTTGGCGGCAACAACGGCTTCACCAGCTTTCGCACCATCCTTGGCTTCGACGTGGCCGCGCCCGGCACCCGGGCGGTGCTGTTCAGCCTGACCGTGCTGTTGTTGCTGGGCAGCCTGTACCTGTGCTGGCGGCTTACCCAAAGCAAGTTCGGCCGCCTGCTCACCGCCGTGCGCGATGCCGAGAACCGTTTGATGTTCTGCGGCTACGACCCACGCGGCTTCAAGCTGCTGGTATGGGTGCTCAGCGCCGTGCTGTGCGGCCTGGCCGGCGCCCTGTACGTGCCCCAGGTGGGCATCATCAACCCCGGCGAAATGTCACCGACCAACTCCATCGAGGCCGCCGTGTGGGTGGCTCTTGGCGGGCGCGGCACTTTGATCGGCCCGCTGCTCGGTGCCGGGCTGGTCAACGGCATGAAGAGCTGGTTCACCGTGGCGTTCCCCGAGTTCTGGCTGTTCTTCCTCGGCGCGCTGTTCATCGTGGTCACCCTGTACCTGCCCAAGGGCGTGGTCGGGCTTGTGAAGAAAAGGAGCCAGCCATGA
- the urtB gene encoding urea ABC transporter permease subunit UrtB: MLRFLLTLLLLLPLATHASEGEFFLGAKPAEQARLLEGWAAQPEPARLALLENLRQGRIAEGDTRKLRLNNRLRGLIDNALASHQMLSEQATVRLAAAQQLQKSAQPAQMAFLDRRFAAEPDAAVHAALGLALANLQLGASEPAVRLAAVRLLGETGDPLARTRLEALLQPGAESDAAVRTAAETSLAQVQRKLLVGELLGQAFSGLSLGSILLLAALGLAITFGLLGVINMAHGEMLMLGAYSTYMVQVLVQRYAPGAIEFYPLIALPVAFAVSAGVGMALERTVIRHLYGRPLETLLATWGISLMLIQAVRLLFGAQNVEVSNPAWLSGGIQLLPNLVLPYNRMVIIGFALAVVLLTWLLLNRTRLGLNVRAVTQNRNMAACCGVHTGRVDMLAFGLGSGIAGLGGVALSQVGNVGPDLGQSYIIDSFLVVVLGGIGQLAGSLWAAFGLGIANKLLEPQIGAVLGKILILALIILFIQKRPQGLFALKGRVID, encoded by the coding sequence ATGCTCAGATTCCTGCTAACCCTCCTGCTGCTGTTGCCCCTGGCAACCCACGCCAGCGAGGGCGAATTCTTTCTCGGCGCCAAGCCCGCCGAGCAGGCCCGCCTGCTCGAAGGCTGGGCCGCCCAACCCGAACCGGCACGCCTGGCGCTGCTGGAAAACCTACGCCAAGGCCGCATCGCCGAGGGCGACACGCGCAAGCTGCGCCTGAACAACCGCCTGCGCGGGCTGATCGACAACGCCCTGGCCAGCCACCAGATGCTCAGCGAGCAGGCCACTGTACGCCTGGCCGCCGCCCAGCAACTGCAAAAGAGCGCGCAACCGGCGCAAATGGCCTTCCTCGACCGGCGCTTCGCCGCCGAACCGGACGCCGCCGTGCACGCCGCCCTGGGCCTGGCCCTGGCCAACCTGCAACTGGGCGCCAGCGAACCGGCGGTGCGCCTGGCCGCCGTGCGCCTGCTCGGCGAAACCGGCGACCCGCTGGCCCGCACCCGCCTCGAAGCCCTGCTGCAACCCGGCGCAGAAAGCGACGCCGCGGTGCGCACCGCCGCCGAAACCAGCCTGGCCCAGGTGCAGCGCAAGCTGCTGGTGGGCGAGCTGCTTGGCCAGGCCTTCAGCGGCCTGTCGCTGGGCTCGATCCTGCTGCTGGCGGCGCTGGGCCTGGCGATCACCTTCGGCCTGCTCGGGGTGATCAACATGGCCCATGGCGAGATGCTCATGCTCGGCGCCTACAGCACCTACATGGTCCAGGTGCTGGTGCAGCGCTACGCCCCTGGCGCCATCGAGTTCTACCCGCTGATCGCCCTGCCGGTGGCCTTCGCCGTCAGCGCCGGGGTGGGCATGGCACTGGAACGCACGGTAATTCGCCACCTGTACGGCCGGCCACTGGAGACCCTGCTGGCCACCTGGGGCATCAGCCTGATGCTGATCCAGGCGGTGCGCCTGCTGTTCGGCGCGCAAAACGTCGAGGTGAGCAACCCGGCCTGGTTGTCCGGCGGCATCCAGCTGCTGCCCAACCTGGTGCTGCCGTACAACCGCATGGTCATCATCGGCTTCGCCTTGGCGGTGGTGCTGCTGACCTGGCTGCTGCTCAACCGCACGCGGCTGGGGCTGAACGTGCGCGCGGTCACCCAGAATCGCAACATGGCCGCCTGCTGCGGGGTGCACACCGGGCGCGTCGACATGCTCGCCTTCGGCCTGGGTTCGGGCATTGCCGGGCTGGGCGGCGTGGCCCTGAGCCAGGTCGGCAACGTCGGCCCGGACCTGGGCCAGAGCTACATCATCGACTCGTTCCTGGTGGTGGTGCTCGGCGGCATCGGGCAACTGGCCGGCAGCCTGTGGGCCGCGTTCGGCCTAGGCATCGCCAACAAGCTGCTGGAGCCGCAGATCGGTGCGGTGCTCGGCAAGATCCTCATCCTTGCGCTGATCATTCTGTTCATCCAGAAGCGCCCGCAAGGCCTGTTCGCCCTCAAGGGACGGGTAATCGACTGA
- the urtD gene encoding urea ABC transporter ATP-binding protein UrtD, whose amino-acid sequence MRGVPPVHPEFMLEPVFDNLGSSRDAIGLGRPRKAGLDTRHGTVLSLEGISVSFDGFKALNALNLYIGVGELRCIIGPNGAGKTTMMDVITGKTRPDTGSAYFGDTLDLTRMSEYQIAQAGIGRKFQKPTVFEALTVFENLELALKADKSVWASLASRLGGEQRQRIEEVLTSLRLLPLAQRQAGLLSHGQKQFLEIGMLLVQEPQLLLLDEPVAGMTDAETEFTAELFRSLAGTHSLMVVEHDMGFVGSIADHVTVLHQGSVLAEGSLAQVQADERVVEVYLGR is encoded by the coding sequence ATGAGAGGCGTGCCCCCGGTACACCCGGAATTCATGCTGGAGCCGGTGTTCGACAACCTCGGCAGCAGCCGCGACGCCATCGGCCTGGGCCGGCCACGCAAGGCCGGGCTCGACACCCGCCACGGCACGGTGCTGAGCCTTGAGGGTATCAGCGTCAGCTTCGACGGTTTCAAGGCGCTCAACGCGCTGAACCTGTACATCGGCGTGGGTGAGCTGCGCTGCATCATCGGCCCCAACGGCGCCGGCAAGACCACGATGATGGACGTAATCACCGGCAAGACCCGCCCCGACACCGGCAGCGCGTACTTTGGCGACACCCTCGACCTGACCCGCATGAGCGAATACCAGATCGCCCAGGCCGGCATTGGCCGCAAGTTCCAGAAGCCCACGGTGTTCGAGGCGCTGACGGTGTTCGAAAACCTCGAGCTGGCGCTCAAGGCCGACAAGTCGGTGTGGGCCAGCCTTGCGTCGCGCCTTGGCGGCGAGCAGCGCCAGCGCATCGAAGAGGTGCTCACCAGCCTGCGCCTGCTGCCCCTGGCGCAGCGCCAGGCGGGCTTGCTGTCCCATGGCCAGAAGCAGTTTCTGGAGATCGGCATGCTGCTGGTGCAGGAGCCGCAGTTGCTGCTGCTGGACGAGCCGGTGGCCGGCATGACCGACGCCGAGACCGAGTTCACCGCCGAGCTGTTCCGCTCGCTGGCGGGCACCCATTCGCTGATGGTGGTGGAGCACGACATGGGCTTTGTCGGCAGCATTGCCGACCATGTGACGGTGCTGCACCAGGGCAGCGTGCTGGCCGAAGGGTCGCTGGCCCAGGTGCAGGCGGACGAGCGGGTGGTCGAGGTGTACCTCGGTCGATGA
- a CDS encoding PepSY-associated TM helix domain-containing protein has protein sequence MSKPKVSFYNLAWRWHFYAGLFVAPFMILLAITGIIYLFKPQLDPLLYRDLMVVEAGEHRQSADSLLATVQQVYPKGHIGQYLPPLNAERSAQFVVHEGGRELNVFIDPYSGRWLGQQDGKQNLQAIARALHGELMVGTVGDRLVELAAGWGIVLVVSGLYLWWPRGRSSAGVLWPRFSARGRLLWRDLHAVTGFWGSALLLLMLISGMTWTGMWGKQYADLWNRFPAAMWNDVPKSDKEARELNSAHRQTVPWAVENTPMPVSGAHAEHAGHHMMDQTPAAPQVTLQQVEDVATLRKVEPGYSITIPTSAEGVFTIAVFADDPRNDATLHVDQYTGKVLADVRWQDYSPVARATELGVMLHEGKMFGPVNQIIILLVCLMILLGSASGLVMWWKRRPEGRLGVPPLRHDLPRWKTAVGVMLVLGVAFPLVGVSMVVMWVVDSLVVRRRVMASA, from the coding sequence ATGAGCAAACCAAAGGTATCGTTCTACAACCTGGCCTGGCGCTGGCATTTCTATGCCGGGCTGTTCGTCGCGCCGTTCATGATCCTGCTGGCGATCACCGGGATCATCTACCTGTTCAAGCCGCAGCTCGACCCGCTGCTGTATCGCGACCTGATGGTGGTCGAGGCCGGCGAACATCGGCAGAGCGCCGACAGCCTGCTGGCCACGGTGCAACAGGTGTACCCAAAAGGCCACATCGGCCAGTACCTGCCACCGCTGAACGCCGAACGCAGCGCGCAGTTCGTGGTGCACGAAGGCGGGCGCGAACTGAACGTATTCATCGACCCCTACAGCGGCAGATGGCTGGGCCAGCAGGACGGCAAGCAGAACCTGCAGGCCATCGCCCGCGCCCTGCACGGCGAGCTGATGGTAGGCACCGTTGGCGACCGCCTGGTGGAACTGGCCGCCGGCTGGGGCATCGTGCTGGTGGTCTCGGGCTTGTACCTGTGGTGGCCGCGCGGGCGCAGCAGCGCCGGGGTGCTGTGGCCACGCTTCAGTGCACGCGGGCGCCTGCTGTGGCGCGACCTGCACGCGGTCACCGGCTTTTGGGGTTCGGCCCTGTTGCTGCTGATGCTGATCAGCGGCATGACCTGGACCGGCATGTGGGGCAAGCAGTATGCCGACCTGTGGAACCGCTTCCCGGCGGCCATGTGGAACGATGTGCCGAAGTCCGACAAAGAAGCGCGTGAACTCAACAGCGCGCACCGCCAGACCGTGCCCTGGGCGGTGGAGAACACGCCGATGCCGGTGTCTGGCGCCCACGCAGAACACGCCGGCCACCACATGATGGACCAGACACCCGCCGCGCCGCAGGTAACCCTGCAGCAGGTCGAGGACGTGGCCACCCTGCGCAAGGTCGAACCCGGCTACAGCATCACTATCCCGACCAGCGCCGAGGGTGTGTTCACCATCGCCGTGTTCGCCGACGACCCGCGCAACGACGCCACCCTGCATGTCGACCAGTACACCGGCAAGGTGCTGGCCGATGTGCGCTGGCAGGACTACAGCCCGGTGGCCCGCGCCACCGAGCTTGGGGTGATGCTGCATGAAGGCAAGATGTTCGGGCCGGTGAACCAGATCATCATCCTGCTGGTGTGCCTGATGATCCTGCTGGGTTCGGCGAGCGGGCTGGTGATGTGGTGGAAGCGCCGCCCCGAGGGCCGGCTGGGGGTGCCGCCGCTGCGCCACGACCTGCCGCGCTGGAAGACCGCCGTGGGGGTGATGCTGGTACTGGGGGTGGCGTTCCCGCTGGTAGGGGTGTCGATGGTGGTGATGTGGGTGGTGGATAGCCTGGTGGTGCGGCGCCGGGTGATGGCCAGCGCCTGA
- the urtA gene encoding urea ABC transporter substrate-binding protein: MKRRSLIKAFTLSASIAAMGLSWSIQAAETIKVGILHSLSGTMAISETSLKDMAMMTIDEINAKGGVNGKMLEAVVVDPASNWPLFAEKSRQLLTQDKVAVVFGCWTSVSRKSVLPVFEELNGLLFYPVQYEGEEMSPNVFYTGAAPNQQAIPAVEYLMSEDGGSAKRFFLLGTDYVYPRTTNKILRAFLHSKGVADKDIEEVYTPFGHADYQTIVANIKKFSAGGKTAVISTVNGDSNVPFYKELANQGLKATEVPVVAFSVGEEELRGIDTKPLVGHLAAWNYFESVDNPVNQKFVADWKAYAKAKGLPGADKAVTNDPMEATYVGIHMWAQAAEKAKSTDVDKVREALAGQSFKAPSGYTLTMDKTNHHLHKPVMLGEIQDDGQFSVVWETEQPLRAQPWSPFIPGNDKRPDYAVKGN; this comes from the coding sequence ATGAAGCGACGCAGTCTGATCAAGGCCTTCACCCTCAGCGCATCGATCGCGGCGATGGGCCTGAGCTGGAGCATCCAGGCCGCCGAGACCATCAAGGTCGGCATCCTGCATTCGCTGTCGGGCACCATGGCAATTTCCGAGACCTCGCTCAAGGACATGGCGATGATGACCATCGACGAGATCAACGCCAAGGGCGGGGTCAACGGCAAAATGCTCGAAGCGGTGGTGGTAGACCCGGCCTCCAACTGGCCGCTGTTCGCCGAAAAGAGCCGCCAGCTGCTCACCCAGGACAAGGTCGCGGTGGTGTTCGGCTGCTGGACCTCGGTGTCGCGCAAGTCGGTGCTACCGGTGTTCGAGGAGCTCAACGGCCTGCTGTTCTACCCGGTGCAGTACGAGGGTGAAGAGATGTCGCCGAACGTGTTCTACACCGGCGCTGCGCCCAACCAGCAGGCGATCCCGGCGGTGGAATACCTGATGAGCGAAGACGGCGGCAGCGCCAAGCGTTTCTTCCTGCTGGGCACCGACTACGTCTACCCGCGCACCACCAACAAGATCCTGCGCGCCTTCCTGCACAGCAAGGGCGTGGCCGACAAGGACATCGAAGAGGTCTACACCCCGTTCGGCCATGCCGACTACCAGACCATCGTCGCCAACATCAAGAAGTTCTCCGCCGGCGGCAAGACTGCGGTCATCTCCACGGTCAACGGCGACTCCAACGTGCCGTTCTACAAAGAGCTGGCCAACCAGGGCCTGAAGGCCACCGAGGTGCCAGTGGTGGCGTTCTCGGTGGGCGAAGAAGAGCTGCGCGGCATCGACACCAAGCCGCTGGTGGGCCACCTGGCGGCCTGGAACTACTTCGAGTCGGTGGATAACCCGGTGAACCAGAAGTTCGTCGCCGACTGGAAGGCCTACGCCAAGGCCAAGGGCCTGCCGGGCGCCGACAAGGCGGTGACCAACGACCCGATGGAGGCCACTTACGTGGGCATCCACATGTGGGCACAGGCTGCCGAGAAGGCCAAGTCCACCGATGTCGACAAAGTACGTGAGGCACTCGCCGGGCAAAGCTTCAAGGCACCGTCCGGCTACACCCTGACCATGGACAAGACCAACCACCACCTGCACAAGCCGGTGATGCTCGGCGAAATCCAGGACGACGGGCAGTTCAGCGTGGTGTGGGAAACCGAGCAACCGCTGCGCGCGCAGCCGTGGAGCCCGTTCATTCCGGGCAATGACAAGCGGCCGGATTACGCGGTGAAAGGTAACTGA
- a CDS encoding DUF2946 domain-containing protein, with translation MSLPRNSSARSTRPDRRRVGGGWLSLFAMWMIFIGPLISQSMPMEHHAGMNMSMDMSMPIPASHAHGSEHGHHQGHGNDGQLHVMWEKCGYCSLLFNCPALPQTLSPLSAGSLLPPAYLTNATRQGHARQAVFPGARSRAPPRSISA, from the coding sequence ATGAGCCTGCCGCGCAACAGCTCCGCCCGCAGCACCCGCCCTGACCGCAGGCGCGTCGGTGGCGGCTGGCTGAGCCTGTTCGCCATGTGGATGATCTTCATCGGCCCACTGATTTCTCAGTCGATGCCGATGGAGCACCACGCCGGCATGAACATGTCCATGGACATGAGCATGCCGATACCCGCCAGCCACGCCCATGGCAGCGAGCACGGCCATCACCAGGGCCACGGCAACGATGGCCAGCTGCATGTGATGTGGGAAAAATGCGGCTACTGCAGCCTGCTGTTCAACTGCCCCGCCCTGCCGCAAACCCTCAGCCCGCTCAGCGCAGGCAGCCTGCTCCCGCCCGCTTACCTCACCAATGCCACGCGCCAGGGCCATGCCCGGCAGGCTGTATTCCCCGGCGCGCGCAGCCGCGCACCACCCCGCTCGATCAGCGCCTGA
- the urtE gene encoding urea ABC transporter ATP-binding subunit UrtE, translating into MLKIDTLHQYYGGSHILRGLSFEANIGEVTCLLGRNGVGKTTLLRCLMGLLPAREGRVEWEGKPITALKPQQRVQAGIAYVPQGREIFPRLSVEENLLMGLSRFAAREAREVPAFIYELFPVLEQMKQRRGGDLSGGQQQQLAIGRALASRPRLLILDEPTEGIQPSVIKEIGAVIRKLADRGDMAILLVEQFYDFAEELADQYLVMARGEIIQRGRGKNMQAEGVRGLVTI; encoded by the coding sequence ATGCTGAAAATCGACACCCTGCACCAGTACTACGGCGGCAGCCACATCCTGCGCGGCTTGTCCTTCGAGGCCAATATCGGCGAGGTCACCTGCCTTCTGGGCCGCAACGGCGTGGGCAAGACCACCCTGCTGCGCTGCCTGATGGGCCTGCTGCCGGCCCGCGAGGGCCGGGTGGAATGGGAAGGCAAGCCGATCACCGCGCTCAAGCCCCAGCAGCGGGTGCAGGCCGGTATCGCCTATGTGCCCCAGGGCCGCGAGATCTTCCCGCGCCTGAGCGTCGAAGAAAACCTGCTGATGGGCCTGTCACGCTTTGCCGCCCGCGAGGCCCGTGAGGTGCCGGCGTTCATCTACGAGCTGTTCCCGGTGCTTGAGCAAATGAAACAACGCCGCGGCGGCGACCTGTCGGGCGGGCAGCAGCAACAGCTGGCCATCGGCCGCGCCCTGGCCAGCCGCCCGCGGCTGCTGATTCTCGATGAGCCGACCGAAGGCATCCAGCCCTCGGTGATCAAGGAAATCGGCGCCGTGATCCGCAAGCTCGCCGACCGCGGCGACATGGCGATTTTGCTGGTGGAGCAGTTCTACGATTTTGCCGAAGAGCTGGCCGACCAGTACCTGGTGATGGCCCGTGGCGAGATCATCCAGCGCGGCCGGGGCAAAAACATGCAAGCCGAAGGTGTGCGCGGCCTGGTAACCATTTAA
- a CDS encoding TonB-dependent copper receptor, which yields MSSCTPVSALSLRGTLAVLCGSLLAPLALAAETGHEGHDVDAPELSPTVITAVAPSSPLTVVTNPKDPRQPVPASDGADYLKTIPGFSAIRAGGTNGDPVLRGMFGSRLNILTNGGVMLGACPNRMDAPTSYISPETYDRLTVIKGPQSVIWGPGGSAGTILFEREPEKFGELGSRVNASLMAGSNGRFDKVLDAAVGNSLGYARFVGNQSHSDDYEDGNGDTVPSRWNKWNGDVALGWTPDADTLLELTAGKGDGEARYAGRGMDGAQFKRESLGLRLEKSNLGEVLDKLEAQVYYNYADHVMDNYSLRTPSGTGMMAGPMAAAVDRRTLGARIKATWRWADVQLVSGIDAQTNEHRARSAMGIDTYKDKPWDKDADFHNYGAFGELTWFLTGDNRLISGARLDRASAKDYRSDSATNGNTRADTLPSGFLRYEHDLAAVPATTYIGLGHAQRFPDYWELFSPDQGPAGSTNAFDSIKPEKTTQLDFGIQYQGERLEAWASGYVGQVRDYILFDYRTGMMGMSSTQAQNIDARIMGGELGAAYKLTENWKADATLAYAWGKNSSDGKALPQMPPLESRLGLTYSRDAWSVGSLWRVVAAQNRIAENQGNVVGKDYQKSGGFGVFSLNGAYKVSRNLKLSAGVDNLFDKAYAEHLNLAGNAGFGYPAADPQPVNEPGRTLWTKVDFSF from the coding sequence ATGTCCAGCTGTACACCTGTATCCGCGCTTTCGCTGCGCGGCACCCTCGCCGTGCTCTGCGGCTCGCTGCTCGCGCCCCTGGCCCTGGCCGCCGAAACCGGCCACGAAGGCCATGACGTCGATGCGCCCGAGCTGAGCCCCACTGTGATCACCGCCGTGGCGCCCAGCTCGCCGCTGACCGTGGTCACCAACCCCAAGGACCCGCGCCAGCCGGTGCCCGCCAGCGACGGCGCCGACTACCTCAAGACCATCCCCGGGTTCTCGGCCATTCGCGCCGGTGGCACCAACGGTGACCCGGTGCTGCGCGGCATGTTCGGCTCGCGCCTGAACATCCTCACCAACGGCGGCGTGATGCTCGGCGCCTGCCCCAACCGCATGGACGCCCCCACGTCCTATATCTCGCCAGAAACCTACGACCGCCTCACCGTGATCAAGGGCCCGCAAAGCGTGATCTGGGGCCCCGGCGGCTCGGCCGGCACCATCCTCTTCGAACGCGAGCCGGAGAAGTTCGGTGAGCTGGGCAGCCGGGTCAACGCCAGCCTGATGGCCGGCTCCAACGGCCGCTTCGACAAGGTGCTGGACGCCGCCGTCGGCAACAGCCTGGGTTACGCCCGCTTCGTCGGCAACCAGTCGCACTCCGATGACTACGAAGATGGCAACGGCGATACCGTGCCGTCACGCTGGAACAAGTGGAACGGCGACGTCGCCCTGGGCTGGACCCCGGATGCCGACACCCTGCTGGAGCTCACCGCCGGCAAGGGCGATGGCGAGGCCCGCTACGCCGGGCGCGGCATGGACGGCGCGCAGTTCAAGCGCGAAAGCCTGGGCCTGCGCCTTGAAAAGTCCAACCTCGGCGAGGTGCTCGACAAGCTCGAGGCGCAGGTTTACTACAACTACGCCGACCACGTGATGGACAACTACAGCCTGCGCACCCCATCGGGCACCGGCATGATGGCCGGCCCCATGGCCGCCGCCGTCGACCGCCGCACCCTGGGCGCCCGCATCAAGGCCACCTGGCGCTGGGCGGATGTGCAACTGGTCAGCGGCATCGACGCGCAGACCAACGAGCACCGGGCGCGCAGCGCCATGGGTATCGACACCTACAAGGACAAGCCCTGGGACAAGGACGCCGATTTTCACAACTACGGCGCCTTCGGCGAGCTGACCTGGTTCCTCACAGGCGATAACCGCCTGATCAGCGGCGCCCGCCTGGACCGCGCCTCGGCCAAGGACTACCGCAGCGACAGCGCGACAAACGGCAACACCCGCGCCGACACCCTGCCCAGCGGCTTCTTGCGCTACGAGCATGACCTGGCGGCCGTGCCGGCCACCACCTACATCGGCCTCGGCCACGCCCAGCGCTTCCCCGACTACTGGGAGCTGTTCTCCCCCGACCAGGGCCCGGCGGGCAGCACCAACGCCTTCGACAGCATCAAGCCAGAGAAGACCACCCAGCTGGACTTCGGCATCCAGTACCAGGGCGAGCGCCTGGAAGCCTGGGCCTCGGGTTATGTCGGCCAGGTACGCGACTACATCCTGTTCGACTACCGCACCGGCATGATGGGCATGAGCAGCACCCAGGCGCAGAACATCGACGCGCGCATCATGGGCGGCGAACTGGGCGCGGCCTACAAGCTGACCGAAAACTGGAAGGCCGACGCCACCCTGGCCTACGCCTGGGGCAAGAACAGCAGCGATGGCAAGGCGCTGCCGCAGATGCCGCCACTGGAAAGCCGCCTGGGCCTGACCTACAGCCGCGACGCCTGGAGCGTCGGCAGCCTGTGGCGGGTGGTGGCGGCGCAGAACCGCATCGCCGAGAACCAGGGCAATGTGGTGGGCAAGGACTACCAGAAGAGCGGCGGCTTCGGCGTGTTCTCGCTCAATGGCGCCTACAAGGTCAGCCGCAACCTCAAGCTCAGCGCCGGCGTCGACAACCTGTTCGACAAGGCCTACGCCGAGCACCTGAACCTGGCCGGCAACGCAGGCTTCGGCTACCCGGCGGCCGACCCGCAACCTGTGAACGAACCCGGCCGCACCTTGTGGACCAAGGTCGACTTCAGCTTCTGA